The following are from one region of the Trichoderma breve strain T069 chromosome 5, whole genome shotgun sequence genome:
- a CDS encoding ARP2/3 complex ARPC3 (21 kDa) subunit domain-containing protein — MPAYNSDFNSDPNPPRLIGNFPLLPLRTKTRGPAYVLPFPSPPLPAHESPEIESESYDILDEVLRLFRANTFFRNFEIKGPADRLLVYGIWFVSDCLQKIKPNASARDAAKEVNNLALDLNFAIPGDPGFPLNQMYEPPRDRQDAEQLKLYMAQVRQELASRLLARVYEEDESKPSKWWLSFTKRKFMNKSL; from the exons ATGCCG GCCTACAACTCCGACTTCAACTCCGACCCCAACCCCCCTCGCCTCATCGGCAacttccccctcctccccctccgcACAAAGACCCGCGGCCCAGCCTACGTCCTGCCCTTCCCGTCACCGCCGCTGCCCGCCCACGAGTCCCCCGAGATCGAGAGCGAGAGCTACGACATCCTCGACGAGGTCCTGCGCCTCTTCCGCGCAAACACCTTCTTCCGCAACTTTGAGATCAAGGGCCCCGCTGACCGCCTGCTCGTCTACGGCATCTGGTTCGTGAGCGACTGCCTGCAGAAGATCAAGCCCAATGCCTCTGCTCGCGATGCCGCCAAGGAGGTCAACAACTTGGCGCTGGATCTCAACTTTGCTATTCCTGGAGACCCGGGATTCCCTCTAAACCAG ATGTACGAACCCCCTCGAGACAGGCAGGACGCAGAGCAGCTTAAGCTGTACATGGCGCAAGTCCGACAGGAGCTTGCATCCCGGTTACTGGCCAGAGTGtacgaggaggatgaatcCAAGCCCAGCAAGTGGTGGCTGAGCTTCACGAAGAGAAAGTTCATGAACAAGTCGTTGTAA
- a CDS encoding gcd10p family domain-containing protein, giving the protein MSRNTVQPNGWVAIRLPSEVTRVLQVVPNTTISLGKYGSFPSNLIIERPYHLTYEIQDKREGESFPRLRVVPGTELNADKLADVSATESAEGDDVIEPANGEELTLVDESGKVVARSNREVIDESARQTLTMAEIDQLKREGASAGKELIAKLMLSHTAIDQKTAYSLAKYKLLKERKYMRRFTVLPLDVAQLGQWMLVERDASKVMEMRQEMIGLLGCWADVHFGGLPIEGAQSPHGGRWLAVDDTGGLLVAAMAERMGLLHAETPEEEGTSTDAAQQEQNPELQPTDEAGTAAAEPAKAQRNRPKRPRKDDLDDHYALTNSITLIHANSQPNLSLLRHFDYDFSDPNPPYPYHPLFTNLLPISWLQLLDPEADPTYAEPAPEVDSETLASWKTNRRANYHRKRRRWARTRQIVDATRAGGFSGLAVASTMDPISVLRHALPLLAGGAPVAIYSPTIEPLTQLADCFSISRRGAWVSNPPAEAEGKTTTELENWAGTPDFPINPSLLIGAQVQTSRARRWQVLPGRTHPFMTERGGAVGFVFTGWRAIPAEGNIMARGKFQRKKPKTG; this is encoded by the exons ATGTCGAGGAATACAGTGCAACCCAATGGATGGGTTGCAATCAGACTACCAAGCGAGGTGACGCGCGTTCTTCAGGTGGTTCCCAATAC AACCATTTCTCTAGGCAAATATGGCTCGTTTCCGAGCAATCTTATAATCGAACGGCCCTATCATCTCACCTACGAGATTCAGGACAAGCGCGAAGGCGAAAGCTTTCCCCGATTACGAGTCGTTCCCGGCACAGAACTCAATGCCGATAAGCTCGCCGATGTGAGCGCTACTGAGTCCGCCGAGGGCGACGACGTTATTGAACCGGCGAATGGAGAGGAGCTCACGCTTGTCGATGAGAGCGGCAAGGTTGTCGCACGGTCGAACCGCGAGGTCATTGACGAATCTGCGCGCCAGACGCTCACAATGGCCGAGATCGATCAGCTGAAGAGGGAGGGTGCTTCGGCGGGCAAAGAGCTGATCGCTAAGCTGATGCTCTCTCATACGGCGATTGATCAGAAGACGGCATACTCGCTAGCCAAATACAAGCTCCTCAAGGAGAGAAAGTACATGCGGCGGTTTACTGTTCTGCCTCTAGACGTGGCACAGCTCGGACAGTGGATGCTGGTTGAGAGAGATGCCAGTAAAGTCATGGAGATGCGACAGGAAATGATTGGCTTGCTGGGATGCTGGGCCGATGTACACTTTGGGGGCCTGCCAATTGAGGGTGCACAAAGCCCGCATGGCGGGCGATGGCTGGCTGTCGATGATACGGGAGGTCTGTTGGTCGCGGCCATGGCTGAGCGAATGGGGCTATTGCACGCAGAAACtccagaggaagagggcaCATCAACAGATGCCGCCCAGCAGGAGCAGAACCCAGAGCTGCAACCCACCGATGAGGCGGGCACAGCGGCAGCAGAGCCTGCCAAGGCACAGAGAAACAGACCCAAGCGGCCTCGAAAAGACGACCTAGACGATCACTATGCTCTTACAAACAGCATCACCCTCATCCACGCCAACTCACAGCccaacctctctctcctccGCCACTTTGACTACGACTTCAGCGACCCTAACCCTCCATATCCCTACCACCCGCTCTTTACCAACTTGCTACCAATCTCCTGgcttcagctgctggatcCTGAAGCAGACCCTACATATGCGGAGCCAGCACCAGAAGTAGACTCCGAGACCCTCGCATCCTGGAAGACCAACCGCCGCGCAAACTACCACCGTAAGCGTCGGCGATGGGCTCGCACGCGCCAAATCGTCGACGCGACTCGAGCGGGTGGCTTCTCCGGCCTCGCCGTGGCAAGCACCATGGATCCCATCTCGGTGCTGCGGCATGCGCTCCCGCTCCTTGCCGGCGGCGCACCCGTGGCCATCTACTCACCGACAATCGAGCCCCTTACGCAGCTAGCGGACTGCTTCAGCATTAGCCGACGAGGCGCCTGGGTGTCGAATCCTCCGGCTGAGGCAGAGGGCAAGACGACGACGGAGCTGGAGAACTGGGCCGGCACGCCGGATTTCCCCATCAACCCGTCGCTGCTGATCGGTGCGCAAGTGCAGACGAGCCGGGCGAGGAGGTGGCAGGTTTTGCCTGGCCGGACGCATCCGTTCATGACGGAGAGGGGCGGGGCGGTCGGCTTTGTGTTTACGGGATGGAGGGCAATCCCTGCGGAGGGTAATATAATGGCTAGGGGCAAGTtccagaggaagaagcccaagactgGATGA